The Candidatus Cloacimonadota bacterium genomic sequence GATCTATAATTTGAAACCTCTTTCCCTACGAGAGTATATCGAGATGAAATATGAAACTGAATTGGATACATATTTAATAGAAGATATTCTTCTTGATCAGATAAAAATTTCGAGTAAAATACTGGGAAAAATTGACCGGATGATTGGTATCTTCCACGAATTCTTAAGTTATGGAATGTATCCTTTTATTTTGGAATGTAATGTAGAACAGTATTATGTGAAAATGAACAACATCATAGACAAAATAATCTATGAAGATGTTCCAACGATCAAAGATATTAAAAGTTCATCTTCTCTGAACTTAAAAAAATTGATCGCTTTTATTTCGATGTCAAAAATACCAACGCTCAATATCAGCTCACTCTGTACGGAGATTGGAATCTCCAAAGAAACTCTTTATGTGTTTCTCGATCTTTTGGAACGAGCAGATCTGCTTAATATTATCAAACCTAAAAAGAGCACAGTCAGAACAATCAAGAATTCAAAAATACTTTTTTATTCGTCAAATATGTATTATACGATTGCGAATGAATTGTGGCAACATGATGTTTTAAAAGGAAATATCCGAGAATCTTTTCTTGTTTCTCAGATAAAAGGATTGTATCCCATTTTTTCTTCGGAAGTTGTAGATTTCTCGATTCAAAGCAGAAGTCTTGGATTCCTGGAATTCGAAGTCGGAGGTAAAAGTAAACAGAAAAAACAAATACAAAATTTAGAGAATGGTTTTATCCTGCGAGATGATACGGAAATTGGTTCCGGGAATATTATTCCTTTATACCTATTTGGATTTTTGTATTAGAAAGATGTATTTAACAATTCAGACGAATTGATAAAATGAGAATAGAAAATTTAAAAATGAACAACTCAGGTAAATTGTTCTACAAAAAGCACACTAATCAAAAAGAAATAGCTCTCTCATTCGATGATGGACCGGATAATATCTTCACACCGAAAATAATAAAAATCCTGAAAGAATATAAGATTCATGCGACTTTTTTCTTACTTGGAAAAAATATCGGAAGAAATCCGGAAATCGTCAAAGAATTAATAAAACAAAAACACGAAATCGGTAATCATTCATTTTCCCACAAAACGCTAATTTTCAAAACTCCAAAATTTATCAAATCAGAAATCGAACGAACGGATCTGATTTTAAGAGAAAGCGGTTTGGGAAAAACTCAACTGTTCCGTCCACCTTACGGAAGATATTCCCTCGCTTTGTTATTTATTTTGCGGAAGATGAAGAAGAAAATGATTTTATGGAATATCGGACCAAAAGATTTTAAAGCGAAAAGTTCGAATGAGATTATTTCCAAAATCGAGAAAAAATTAAAACCAGGTTCGATCATCGTTCTGCACGAAAAAAGTGGTGAAAAGACAATCAAAGCATTAAATATCCTGATTCCAAGATTATTGAATCAGAAATATCAATTTAAGACGATTTCCGATTTGTTTGATTTTTCCAGTTCCAATTTGTGAAATGCCCCAAAAAAGTAAAAAGCAGCATAAAATACGGGTAAACGATCAAATATGAAATATCGATCAATTTAAATTTCATTTTATGAATATAAAGATTAGAAAGCCAGAAAATCAGCATCATGCTGAAATATATTAGAATATTAGTTACTTTTTTTGTATAAATCAGATTGAAAGGAAGGTATAAATAAAAAAACAAAACAAGCAAAAAATAAAGCTTGTAAGAAGTTGGAGACATCGAGAATTTCCCGAATTTTCTTTTTAATTGTTCGATCTTGATCCTTGTTTTCCGCAAAGGATGAGTTTTCACTGGTTCTTCTGGATTATAAGCGATTTTCCATTTCGTTTGCCTGATTAGATTCATAAGCAATTTATCATCACCAGCAAGATAGTTTTTGATCCTATCATAACCAAAAACTTCTTCGAACGCTTTTTTTCGCACGATCATATTACTGCCGGCAGAACTGAAGGGAATCCCCAAACCTATGGTCGAAGAAAAAGTCGCAGCTGATATTTTCTGTAAAAAATTCATAAAAGATGAACAATTCAGTTCCACATAATAACCGGCGACTATTCCCGTTTTTTCAGAAATATATTTATTATGATTTATCAGCCAGTTTTCAGGAACAACGCAATCTGCATCAGTAAAGGCTAAAAATTCAAAGCGAGCTTTTTCGGATGCTTTTTTTAGAGCTGCTTTTTTACCTTTATATTCGATATCTTTTTCGAGGAGATGAACAAATTCTGCATTTTTATTTCCGGAACAAAATTCTTTGATCAATTGCAGAGAATTATCAGAGGAAGCATCATCAGCTAAAATTATTTCATATTTTTTTTCAGGATAATTTAATTTTTCTAAACTTCTGAAAAGGAAAGGAAGGTTTTTTTCTTCATTCCGACAGGCGATTAAAATTGAAAAAGTGTTTTCTCCGGGATTTTTTACCTGTCGATTGCGGAAAATTCCAACGCTTAAAATTCCCAAAACAAGAGCAGCGATGATAAATACAATGTTCATATTTAATACTTATAGATTCATAAAAAACCATTAAAATGGTAATGGAATGTCTTTCAAAATTTCTATCACAAACTCCCAATTATCTCCGCAGGAGATGCATCCCTCTTTGACAAAGAGGGGAAACACCGATGGATAAAGCGATTTATGTTTCCGAATTCTCCCCTCTCTTTTTAAGAGAGGGGTCGGGGGTGAGTTTACGGATGGACTCTCATTAATAAAATGCCTGGTAACTGATCATAAATTCATTCGTTGCTTTTTGTTCGTCGATTTTGGTCATTTCATAGCCTAACTTGATTTTATGATGAGCCAGCGGCTGCCAGCTGAAAACTGCTTTGGATATTATCGTTTTGGAAATATCTCCTTCCAGCCAATTTGCAGTATCACTCGGTCTGGATTCGTAATTTATCGAGAAATCATTTCCAACAGAACCTTGTTTTGTGTAAGATGCATTTATATCAAATGCTAAATTGTTCATAAGTTGGAGATTTAATTCCGAACAAACTTGTAATAAATTGCTTCCTTCCGGGAAACCTAGTCCGATTCCATCGTGAGAAAATTTGTCTACCATATCTTTATGAGTGTATATCCAGGGTCGAACAGCTGTGAATTCGGTTGTAAAGCGAATCTTAGGATTTAGTTTGAGTGAATTTCCAACTTGAACAGCGTATTTATTTCCCCACCAACTTGTGAAGATCTTACTTTTGCTCAATTCGTCGAAAATAAAATTCATGTATAAAGTATTCCAGGTGATCGGTTTATAATTCATGCCCAGAAAGATTAGAACATTATCCCGATCGCGCAAGTTATGTTCGATGGGTCGCATCAAAGTGTGCGGCAACAGGTAACTCGGATCGATACTGCGGTTTCCGTAAATGACCTCTTCTCCAAAAAAGAGATGGAACCTGCCGTGAGGATTCCAGTCTATCTTATGAATAACTAAATACTTGTCAGAGTAATCTTTATAAGAATCTGATGCAGTGCTGTCCGGGATCAGGCTTGCGTGCAGGAAGGAAATCCGGAGTTTATGAAACTTGAATTGATTACTGAAATAGCCATATTCATTACAATCATCATTGAGGATAACACTACCTCCGACATTGTTTCCAATCTCAAACTTACCGCGTCCAAGTGAAACCGACCAGAAATCCGGTCTTCCTTGATAAGAAATTTTTCCAACAACATTATCGAGATAAATTTTCTCTCCATCATCGGAATTTTGTGTCCAACTATCGATCAGTTTGGAAGTTCGGGCATAATCCATATCTCCGGCAAAATGTCCTAACCGGACATTGCTGTAGAAAAAGAGTCTTTTTTGAATATATCCGGAAAGTTTCAGTCCATTATAAATGAAGTAATATCTATCTTTCTTTGAAGCGGCAAGATCGAATCCTGAAAACAAACTTATTTTAAGTCGTGATTTTAATGGAATTCGGTTGGGATGAATCCGGGAGGAAGTCGGTTTTGTTTTTATTTTATCCGGAGTTCGATAGTATAGGAAAGAAGAATCATCATTTTTATAAAACAGGAATTTCTGCCAGGAATGGATAAAGTTCTGCCCGGAAGAGAGTACGAAATCTAATTTGGAATTATTTATCAAAACTTCGGAATCAGGCATTTCGATGATCCTGTTCTCATTCTGGTTTTTTTCCAAAAAAGATGAATGAGTTTTTGATGATATTTCGGGATAATTCCAACTTAGATTATAATATAGTGATTTACATTCGAGCAGTAAACTCGAAACTAAAATCACTATGAGTAAAAATATTTTTTTCATATTTAGTTCACCATTTTTGATTTAGGGAAGACTTTTTATCTTGTTTTTATGTCAAGATAAAAGCGTTAAAATCGCAAATACATTACATTCATTTTTACTATGAAATTTAAAATATTTATTTCCATAAAAATATTGACTGAAAAACAGGTAAATTAAAGAAAGTTCCCATTAAAATAATAAAATGAAAAGGAGAGAAGATGAGTAAATCATTCAATGCCTTTGAGATGGCTCAAAAGCAATTCGACAATGTTGCTGATATCCTGGACTTGGATGAAGCAACCAGAGAGTTATTGAGAAATCCAATGAGAGAATACCATTTCAGTATTCCAGTAAAAATGGATGATGGAACAGTGAAAGTTTTCAGAGGATTCAGATCACAACACAATGATGCCCGAGGACCTGGAAAAGGCGGGATCAGATTCCATCCCCAGGAAACAATCGATACGGTTCGAGCCTTATCGATGTGGATGACCTGGAAATGTGCAGTTGTTGACATACCTCTAGGTGGAAGTAAGGGTGGAGTTATTTGTGATCCGCACAATTTGAGTGAAAGAGAACAAGAACATATCTGTCGAGGTTGGGTAAGACAAATCGCTCGTGATATCGGACCTCTCCGCGATGTTCCTGCTCCCGATGTGATGACCAGTCCGCAGCATATGCTTTGGATGCTCGATGAATATGAAGCAATTCACGGAGCAAAATATCCCGGAATGATCACCGGAAAACCTGTTGGTATGGGTGGTTCTCTGGGTAGAACGGAAGCCACCGGTTATGGAGTAATCTTTACAGTTCGAGAAGCCCTGAAAGAAAAGAATATCAAACCGGAAGAAACAACAGCAAGTTTCCAGGGATTCGGCAATGTTTCCCAATTTGCGATCAAACTTTATAACCAGATGGGTGGAAAAGTAGTATGTGTTTCCTGTTGGGATCAGAATGACAATACATCATATTCGTTCAAAAAATCAGATGGGATAAATATGGACGAATTATTATCCATTACAGACAGATTCGGTGGCATAGATAAAGTAAAAGCAAAAGAACTGGGATATGAAGTTTTATCCGGTGAAAGCTGGATCGAGCAGGATGTTGATATCCTTGTCCCGGCAGCATTGGAGAATCAGATCACCAAAGATACTGTCGATAAAATAAGTTCTAAAGTAAAAATAATTGCAGAAGGTGCAAATGGACCGACAACTCCGGAAGCAGATAAAGTAATTGCCGAAAGAGGAATTTTTATGATCCCTGATTTCCTGGCAAATGCCGGTGGAGTTACCTGCAGTTATTTTGAACAAGTGCAGTGTAATATGAATTATTTCTGGGAGAAAGATGAAGTTCTCGGAAAATTGGATGTAAAGATGACTTCTGCATATCTTGCTGTATCGAAGTTAGCGCGAGAGAAGAAATTATATATGCGTGATGCTGCGTATGTAATCTCCATCGATAAAGTTGCTCAAGCAAGTAAAGATAGAGGTTGGTTATAGTTTTAGTTGGAAATGCAGGGGATTTAACAAATTCTCTGCATTTTTTTATTTCGTTCAAACGCTGAAAGAGTTGAATGTTAAATACCTCATGAGAATCTTGTAGAAAGGACTTAACAAAGAATGAAATAACTCTGAAAGAGTTGAATATGAATACCCTAACACTGTTTATTTAGATGAAATGAAGAAATAATAGTAAATGTTCTTTCTTTTATGAAAAGTTCAATCCGTCAACTGCCGGATTGTTGTGTCCCCTGAATCTCTTTTCCATAGATTCCATCTATGGCTGTTAACATTTAATCCTTTCAGGATTCTCCTCAATCCTAAATTTCATTTGGGATTGCAATTTATGGAAAAGTTTTACTTTGATTTTTCGGTCTAAAATGGAATATTTTAAAAAGTAACTTTCCCGTCCAATTATGTTCCCAAATAGAATTTGGGAACAAGCGAAATTTTCTTTGTTCAGTTCGATTCATATCTGATTTCAAATAATATATTAAGGATATAAAAACATAATGAATTATAACAATAAAACATTCGATCGTAATTTAATGTATAAAGACAGTTCATTTAATTATATTGGAAAAGGACATCCGGGAGGAAAAGCAGGAAGTCTGATCTCAATCAAAAAAACATTAGATTCAAATTTCAAAGATAACAAATACTACGACATTATCATCGACATTCCACACATGACAGTGATTCTGACTGATGTTTTTGATTTATTCATGAAGGAAAATAGTCTTTATGAAATTGCCTTATCAGATGAATCGGATGATCTTATCGCCAATGAATTTCAGAAAGCAAGTTTACCTGCTATTGTGGATGGTGATCTTTATAGTTTGATCTCCAAAATCCATACTCCGCTGGCAATTCGTTCTTCGAGTTTATTCGAGGATAAAATGTTCGAACCTCTGGCTGGTATATTTGAAACTAAAATGATCCCTAATAATCAATTTGATACAAAAACGCGCTTTCATAAACTAACGGAAGCAATAAAATTTGTTTATGCTTCTACTTTTTTCAGTAATTCCAAAAATTATTTTAAAGCCATAAATAAAGATATCAGAGATGAAAAAATGGCAGTTGTGATCCAGGAATTGGTAGGTGAGAAATATGGAGATCGATTTTATCCGACTATTTCCGGAGTTGCCAGATCATATAATTTTTATCCAACCGGAAATTCCAAACCGGAAAGCGGAGTAATAAGTCTTGCTCTCGGTTTGGGAAAAACAGTTGTCGATGGTGGGAAGGTCTGGAGTTTTTCACCGGATTTTCCGACAGCACCTCCTCCCTTCAATTCCAATAATGATCTGTTGAAAATGACGCAAACCGAATTCTGGGCAGTAAATATGGGCAAACCACCGGAATACAATCCGATCACGGAAATGGAATATCTGGAAAAACATTCTTTAAAAGAAGCCGAAGAAGATAAAACAATAAATTATATCTGTTCTACTTATGATATTCAATCCGACAGGATCAATTCCGGAATATCTGGTTATGGGCCTCGTATCATCAATTTTGCTCCGGTACTGAAAACGAAACTTATTCCCTTTAATGATCTCGTTGCAAAATTATTAAAAATATCTGAAGAAAAATTAGAAACAAAAGTTGAAATCGAATTTGCCATGATTTATGATCCTCAAAATAAAAAACCTAAAAGATTTGGATTTTTGCAGGTCAGACCAATGGTCGTTTCCGATAAATTAGTCGAAGTTCATCTCGAAGATTATGAAGAGGATAAGGTTTTTGTCTATTCCGAAAATATTATGGGAAATGGGAAAAGTGAATCAATCAAAGATGTAGTTTTTGTTAAACCTAGCGATTTCAGAGCTGAATATACAAGCGAGATGGCTCTTGAGATTGAAAAAATCAATGCTTCTTTAGTAGAAAAGGAGACAAACTATCTTCTGATTGGATTTGGCAGATGGGGAAGTTCCGATCCCTGGCTTGGAATTCCAGTGACATGGAATCAAATCTCCGGAGCAAAAGTTATCATTGAATCATCTTTACCGGATATGAATCCTGATTTCAGTCAAGGTTCACATTTCTTTCATAATATTACCAGTTTTGGAGTTCTTTATTTTTCCTGTAAAAACACGCAAAGAATAAAAATTGATTGGAATTGGCTCTTAAATCAGCAGAAAATCACAGAATCCAGATTTGTGCAGCATGTCAAAACAAAAACACCTATTAAAATTTTTGCTGACGGAAGAAGTAGAAGAGGAGTGATCTTAAAATGAATCAAACAAAAAAAAACAAGAAAGAAAAGAGCGATCAGATAAACGAAGTTATCATCAATATTTTAAGTGAGAGAGAAAAAGAACTGAATTGTTTATATAAAGTTGAAGAAGCATTAAAGGATTTTGAAGTCGATAATGAAGAAATATTTAATAAACTTCTCGATATAATTCCAACCGGCTGGCAATTTGTGGATATTTGTGAAGCGAAAATTATTTTTGGAAACAAGGAATTTACACGCGATAATTTCAAAAAAACCAAATGGTTTCAAAGTTCGGATATTCTCATAAATAAAAAAGCAGTTGGCAAAATACAGGTTTATTATACAGAAAAGGTCAGCATTAAAAACGGAAATCAATTTTTACCGGAAGAGAGTAAATTATTAAATACAATAGCGGAAAGAGTAAGTCAATTCATCTTTCATAAAACTCTAAAAAATGAAATCGAGGATTTGGAAAATGCAAAAAGAGAGATCGATCTGAATAAGAAAGAAGAATGGCGGGTGATCGTCGATCTTCTTAAAAGGGCTGATCAGGATCTTTAT encodes the following:
- a CDS encoding polysaccharide deacetylase family protein, with product MRIENLKMNNSGKLFYKKHTNQKEIALSFDDGPDNIFTPKIIKILKEYKIHATFFLLGKNIGRNPEIVKELIKQKHEIGNHSFSHKTLIFKTPKFIKSEIERTDLILRESGLGKTQLFRPPYGRYSLALLFILRKMKKKMILWNIGPKDFKAKSSNEIISKIEKKLKPGSIIVLHEKSGEKTIKALNILIPRLLNQKYQFKTISDLFDFSSSNL
- a CDS encoding glycosyltransferase, which produces MNIVFIIAALVLGILSVGIFRNRQVKNPGENTFSILIACRNEEKNLPFLFRSLEKLNYPEKKYEIILADDASSDNSLQLIKEFCSGNKNAEFVHLLEKDIEYKGKKAALKKASEKARFEFLAFTDADCVVPENWLINHNKYISEKTGIVAGYYVELNCSSFMNFLQKISAATFSSTIGLGIPFSSAGSNMIVRKKAFEEVFGYDRIKNYLAGDDKLLMNLIRQTKWKIAYNPEEPVKTHPLRKTRIKIEQLKRKFGKFSMSPTSYKLYFLLVLFFYLYLPFNLIYTKKVTNILIYFSMMLIFWLSNLYIHKMKFKLIDISYLIVYPYFMLLFTFLGHFTNWNWKNQTNRKSS
- a CDS encoding Glu/Leu/Phe/Val dehydrogenase; the protein is MSKSFNAFEMAQKQFDNVADILDLDEATRELLRNPMREYHFSIPVKMDDGTVKVFRGFRSQHNDARGPGKGGIRFHPQETIDTVRALSMWMTWKCAVVDIPLGGSKGGVICDPHNLSEREQEHICRGWVRQIARDIGPLRDVPAPDVMTSPQHMLWMLDEYEAIHGAKYPGMITGKPVGMGGSLGRTEATGYGVIFTVREALKEKNIKPEETTASFQGFGNVSQFAIKLYNQMGGKVVCVSCWDQNDNTSYSFKKSDGINMDELLSITDRFGGIDKVKAKELGYEVLSGESWIEQDVDILVPAALENQITKDTVDKISSKVKIIAEGANGPTTPEADKVIAERGIFMIPDFLANAGGVTCSYFEQVQCNMNYFWEKDEVLGKLDVKMTSAYLAVSKLAREKKLYMRDAAYVISIDKVAQASKDRGWL